TGGACTGCGGCTCGCGCATCGAAGGCATTGGCCGGCCACGGGTGGAAGCGTCATTCCTGCCCAAGGTCATCGATGCGATGGTCAAGGTGCCGGACGCCTTGTCGCTGGCGGCCATGCATTATCTGGCGCAGCGTTTGGGGCGGCATGTCGGCGGGTCGAGCGGGACCAATCTGATCGGCGCGCTGATGGCGGCGCAGCAGATGAAAGCGGCGGGGCAGTCGGGGTCGATCGTGGCGATTCTGTGCGATGGCGGCGAGCGGTATGCCGACACGTATTACGATCAGGATTGGCTGCGGGCGCAGGGGTATGAATTGGATGATTTGATTGCAGCGGTGGCGGCGAGTGCCGAGCGCGGAGAGGCGCTGCCGACCTCGGTGCTGCGCGCGAATATCTAAAGCTGAACGCAGAAACCACTGTGGGAGCGAGCCTGCTCGCGAAGGCATTTTTTCATTCAACATCATCGTCGACTGAAATACAGCTTTCGCGAGCAGGCTCGCTCCCACAGGGTTTTGTGTTGTGTCAGCTTATGCGGATCAGGCTTCCAGGCCGAGGATATCGCGAGCCACAGCCTCGGCAATGCGAATCCCGTCGACGCCCGCCGAGAGAATTCCGCCGGCATAACCCGCGCCTTCGCCCGCCGGGAACAGGCCCTTGACGTTCATGCTCTGCAGCGACTCATTGCGGGTAATGCGCAGCGGCGACGAGGTGCGGGTCTCGATCCCGGTCAGCACTGCGTCGTGCAGCGAATAACCGCGAATCTGCTTCTCGAATGCTGGCAAGGCTTCACGGATCGCCTCAATGGCAAAATCCGGCAGCGCCAGAGCCAGATCGCCCAGCGCCACGCCCGGTTTGTACGATGGTTCGACTTCGCCCAGTTCGGTCGACGGCTTGCCGTTGATGAAGTCGCCGACCAGTTGCGCCGGGGCCTTGTAATCGCTGCCGCCGAGGATGAAGGCGTGGGACTCGAGGCGTTCCTGCAACTCGATACCGGCGAGCGGGCCGCCCGGATAATCGACTTCCGGGGTGATGCCGACGACGATGCCGGAGTTGGCATTGCGCTCGTTACGCGAGTACTGGCTCATGCCGTTGGTGACCACACGATTGGGCTCGGACGTCGCCGCGACCACGGTGCCGCCCGGGCACATGCAGAAGCTGTAGACCGAACGGCCATTCCTGGCGTGGTGCACCAGCTTGTAATCGGCAGCGCCGAGTTTCGGGTGGCCGGCGTATTTGCCCAGGCGCGCGCGGTCGATCAGCGATTGCGGGTGTTCGATGCGGAAACCCACCGAGAACGGCTTGGCTTCCATGAACACGCCACGGCTGTGGAGCATGCGGAAGGTGTCGCGGGCGCTGTGGCCGAGGGCCAGAACCACGTGTTTCGACTGCAGGGTTTCGCCGCTGGCCAGTTGCACGCCGACCAGTTGACCGTCTTCGATCAGCACGTCGCTGACGCGCTCCTGGAAGCGCACTTCGCCGCCCAGCTCACGGATCTGCTCGCGCATGTTTTCGACCATGCCGGTCAGACGGAACGTACCGATGTGCGGCTTGCTGACGTAGAGGATTTCTTCCGGCGCGCCGGCCTTGACGAACTCGTGCAGGACTTTGCGGCCGAGGAATTTCGGGTCCTTGATCTGGCTATACAGCTTGCCGTCGGAGAACGTCCCCGCCCCACCTTCGCCAAACTGTACGTTGGACTCGGGATTGAGCACGCTTTTACGCCACAGGCCCCAGGTGTCCTTGGTGCGCTGACGGACTTCGGTGCCGCGTTCGAGAATGATCGGTTTGAAGCCCATCTGCGCCAGCAGCAGGCCGGCGAAGATGCCGCACGGGCCGAAGCCGACGACGATCGGCCGCTGGCCGAGATCGCTCGGTGCCTGGCCGACGAATTTGTAGCTGACATCCGGCGCCACGTTGACGTTACGGTCGTCGGCGAACTTGCCCAACACTCTGGCCTCGTCGCGTACGTTGAGGTCGATGGTGTAGATGAAGCACAGTTCTGAGGACTTTTTGCGCGCGTCATAGCTGCGCTTGAACAAGGTGAAATCGAGCAGATCATCGCTGGCGATGCCCAGACGCTGCACGATGGCGGCGCGCAGGTCTTCTTCGGGATGGTCGATTGGCAGCTTGAGTTCGGTGATTCGTAACATGGCAGGATCCGGATTCGCGGGGCGCACAACTGCGCCAGGGCGTTTGAAGGCGGCGATTATAAGCCGCCGCGAGCGGATCCGTGGCGGAAAAACGATCAGTCGTTACGCGCGCCGCCGAAATAGCCGCAGCCGCGCTGCACCTGACCGTCGATACGCAACTCGGCGCTCATGTGCTGCACGCTGCCGGTGCTGCTGTCGAGGCAGCGCTGCGGCGCGACCCACAGTTCGATGCGCTGGTTGTTGGCTTCGCTGCTGAGATTGAAGCGGCCGTCGCCCAGTTGCTCTTCCACATAGGGCACGGCGAGCGGGGACTGGCCGTCGCGCTCGATGACCATGCCTTTGCCGCTGACCTTGACGTTCCACTCCGGGCCATGGCCGGCGGCGCGCAGGATCAACAGTTTGAAATTCGGGTCATCGCAGGCTGTGCCCGAGCGTTCCGCGCGATACAACTGGCCCAGGTCGAGGCGATCGCCGGAGACCTTGCCGCGCACATCGGCAAACAGCTTGCCCTGTTCGTCGGCGAGGGTGGCGGCCTCTTGCAGGACGCTGGTGCCGCCGATGTCATTGACTACCAGTTGCCGCTGCTCCTGACACGGCTGGAACACCAGCTTGCCGTCGGCGGCGGTCAGTTGCCCCTGCATCCGCGTCTGCCCGGCATGGGAAACACTTTCACGCTGGCCGTCGAACAACTGGCAGGCGGCAAACAACGGCAGCAGGGCAACGAGGATTAACGGACGGGCAACACGCATCTTTGGCTCTCCAGACAAGTGCTGCCACGTTACGCAGCCTGACCCCCAAATGCAAAAGATCGCAGCCTGCGGCAGTTTCTGCAGGGAACCATAAAGTCCTGTGTAGGAGCTGCCGAAGGCTGCGATCTTTTGCTCTTAACCGACGTGAAACGTCTGCCCGGTTTGCAATCCCTCAACACTTTTCGCGTAGGCCAATGCGACGTCCGCTGCAGGAACCGACTTGAAGCCACGGAAATAGGGCGCGTATTTGCCAAGGGCTTCAGTCAGCACGGTCGGGCTGACCGAGTTCACCCGCAGCCCGCGTGGCAGTTCGATGGCGGCGGCGCGGACGAAGCTGTCGAGGGCGCCGTTGACCAGTGCTGCCGAGGCGCCGCTGCGAATCGGGTCGTGGCTGAGCACGCCGGTGGTGAAGGTGAACGAGGCACCGTCATTGGCGAATTCGCGACCGATCAGCAGCAGGTTGACCTGGCCCATCAGCTTGTCTTTCAGACCGAGGGCGAAGCTGTCTTCGGTCATCTCGTCCAGCGCTGCGAAGGTCACGTTGCCCGCGGCGCAGATCAGCGCATCGAACTTGCCGGTCTGTTCGAACAGCTTGCGGATCGACTCGCTGTCGCTGATATCCACCTGCAAGTCTCCGCTGTTGCGGCCGATGCGAATAACTTCGTGACGCTGCGACAACTCTTTGTCCACCGCCGAACCGATGGTGCCGCCGGCGCCTATCAACAGAATCTTCATCGAGCTGTACCCCAAGTGAATGAATGAGGTTTCAGTCTAGAGTGGTTTTTTCAGCGGATAAGCGCACTAATAGGCAACCTTTGGTTTTCAAATGGAAACAATCCATGA
This genomic interval from Pseudomonas koreensis contains the following:
- a CDS encoding NAD(P)/FAD-dependent oxidoreductase, with translation MLRITELKLPIDHPEEDLRAAIVQRLGIASDDLLDFTLFKRSYDARKKSSELCFIYTIDLNVRDEARVLGKFADDRNVNVAPDVSYKFVGQAPSDLGQRPIVVGFGPCGIFAGLLLAQMGFKPIILERGTEVRQRTKDTWGLWRKSVLNPESNVQFGEGGAGTFSDGKLYSQIKDPKFLGRKVLHEFVKAGAPEEILYVSKPHIGTFRLTGMVENMREQIRELGGEVRFQERVSDVLIEDGQLVGVQLASGETLQSKHVVLALGHSARDTFRMLHSRGVFMEAKPFSVGFRIEHPQSLIDRARLGKYAGHPKLGAADYKLVHHARNGRSVYSFCMCPGGTVVAATSEPNRVVTNGMSQYSRNERNANSGIVVGITPEVDYPGGPLAGIELQERLESHAFILGGSDYKAPAQLVGDFINGKPSTELGEVEPSYKPGVALGDLALALPDFAIEAIREALPAFEKQIRGYSLHDAVLTGIETRTSSPLRITRNESLQSMNVKGLFPAGEGAGYAGGILSAGVDGIRIAEAVARDILGLEA
- a CDS encoding COG3650 family protein; this encodes MRVARPLILVALLPLFAACQLFDGQRESVSHAGQTRMQGQLTAADGKLVFQPCQEQRQLVVNDIGGTSVLQEAATLADEQGKLFADVRGKVSGDRLDLGQLYRAERSGTACDDPNFKLLILRAAGHGPEWNVKVSGKGMVIERDGQSPLAVPYVEEQLGDGRFNLSSEANNQRIELWVAPQRCLDSSTGSVQHMSAELRIDGQVQRGCGYFGGARND
- a CDS encoding short chain dehydrogenase; the encoded protein is MKILLIGAGGTIGSAVDKELSQRHEVIRIGRNSGDLQVDISDSESIRKLFEQTGKFDALICAAGNVTFAALDEMTEDSFALGLKDKLMGQVNLLLIGREFANDGASFTFTTGVLSHDPIRSGASAALVNGALDSFVRAAAIELPRGLRVNSVSPTVLTEALGKYAPYFRGFKSVPAADVALAYAKSVEGLQTGQTFHVG